Proteins found in one Epinephelus fuscoguttatus linkage group LG4, E.fuscoguttatus.final_Chr_v1 genomic segment:
- the LOC125887026 gene encoding peroxisomal succinyl-coenzyme A thioesterase-like, producing the protein MDIKQCCVKLSVQPSRGLVDEKFTVLVQNLFPGFQLTVRALHQCEDGHTWDAFAHYIANATGEVNVSEDLSLGGTYSGVEPMGLLWSLRPVPGSKPGLRLRKMNVQTPMEFTISVYQGHLTEGFTDQVPLASVVVERWYMAPGVRRIPVTEDGLTATLFLPPGPGPFPGLLDLWGGGGKLVEYRAALLASHGIASLALDYLTPKSPIETGKMVGNEYFERAYRVLEQHPQILSSRIAMLGLSLGTSITLKMAVYSKVIKLRCAVCISGSHVQRVDGSLRQNLSYFDKNSAKIRFDKDNNVILRDMTLPITTNPSLKVDVGRLQCPLLLVVGEDDQDTPAYEAAMDMREMMERAGNSHLLTVLSYPKAGHLIEPPFTPFIRASPIRSFSTGQKLLVLWGGETVAHSRAQEDAWRKTLVFLRKNLFGCTNPGAAMLSRL; encoded by the exons ATGGACATAAAACAGTGTTGTGTGAAGCTTTCGGTCCAGCCATCCAGGGGGCTCGTGGATGAAAAGTTTACCGTCCTGGTCCAGAACCTCTTTCCTGGTTTCCAGCTGACAGTCCGTGCCCTACACCAGTGTGAAGACGGACACACCTGGGATGCATTCGCTCACTACATCGCCAACGCCACTGGGGAAGTGAACG tttcagAGGATCTCAGCCTGGGCGGGACATATTCTGGGGTTGAACCCATGGGTCTACTGTGGAGCCTCAGGCCAGTTCCAGGCAGCAAACCTGGGCTCAG GCTGAGGAAGATGAACGTCCAGACTCCCATGGAGTTCACAATCTCAGTATACCAGGGTCATCTGACTGAAGGCTTCACAGACCAGGTGCCACTGGCCAGTGTCGTGGTGGAGCGTTGGTACATGGCGCCCGGTGTCCGTAGGATCCCCGTTACAGAGGATGGACTCACTGCGACCCTCTTCCTGCCCCCAG GACCGGGACCTTTCCCCGGCCTCCTGGACCTCTGGGGGGGTGGAGGGAAATTGGTGGAGTACCGAGCAGCGCTGCTGGCCTCCCACGGCATCGCCTCCCTGGCCCTCGACTACCTGACACCTAAAAGCCCCATAGAAACTGGGAAGATGGTGGGCAACGAGTACTTTGAG AGGGCCTATAGAGTCCTGGAGCAGCATCCTCAGATCCTCAGCAGCAGGATCGCCATGTTGGGCCTTTCCCTTGGCACCAGTATCACCCTCAAAATGGCTGTTTACTCCAAAGTTATTAAG CTCAGGTGTGCAGTATGTATCAGTGGGAGTCATGTGCAACGGGTTGATGGATCTCTACGACAAAATTTGAGTTACTTTGACAA AAACTCTGCAAAGATTCGCTTTGACAAAGATAACAACGTGATCTTGCGGGATATGACACTGCCCATCACCACCAACCCCTCACTCAAAGTGGAC GTGGGACGACTCCAGTgtcctctgctgctggttgtAGGTGAGGACGATCAGGACACACCGGCCTACGAAGCTGCAATGGAC atGAGGGAGATGATGGAGCGGGCGGGGAATAGCCACCTGCTGACTGTCCTGTCCTACCCAAAAGCCGGTCACCTAATCGAACCTCCGTTCACGCCGTTCATCCGAGCCAGCCCCATCCGATCATTCAGCACTGGTCAGAAGT TGTTGGTTCTGTGGGGCGGAGAGACGGTGGCACATTCTCGTGCTCAGGAAGACGCCTGGAGGAAGACGCTGGTCTTTCTGAGGAAGAATCTGTTCGGCTGCACAAACCCTGGTGCAGCTATGCTATCGCGGCTGTAA